A DNA window from Ornithinimicrobium humiphilum contains the following coding sequences:
- a CDS encoding DNA polymerase III subunit gamma and tau → MSTALYRRYRPESFADVIGQEHVTEPLMQALRSGRVNHAYLFSGPRGCGKTTSARILARCLNCEEGPTPEPCGTCDSCVALARDGAGSVDVIEIDAASHGGVDDARDLRERAAFGPAQSRYKVYIIDEAHMVTPNGFNALLKVVEEPPPHVKFIFATTEPEKVLATIRSRTHHYPFHLVPPQRLTGYLEQVCEREGVSLEPGVLSFVTRAGGGSVRDSLSVLDQLISGAGAEGLTYERTAALLGFTDVELLDAVVDAVAAGDAATVFAQVDKVMSSGHDPRRFVEDLLERYRDLIVLAAVGDSAAAAGLLPGLPADQIERMRHQAAVQGPEALSRAADIISRGLSEMGGAVSTRLLLELLVARLLLPAASGEEGYGARLDRIERRLTAADGSAAPAAAGPAATSRPQVQQTRPAAPQPAPTSQPAPAGQPAHARQPAPAQGGQAPQGGPGPQGGQAPQGAAAPAGRPAAPESPTPAQGPAAGPGAAQGAPQPAGQGPAAQQQPAAPGALDTAALRRQWPDVLERVKEISRRTWSGLQMAVLLDYDGRRVLLGMPDENWIRHFIGTQHSEALRQALIEAIALDTRIEAVVAGPGGPAGGQAPPSGPAGPTGPGGPARPSGAPSGGAPAPSGPAPTGPRSGPAPTGTSSGPGPAGPAPGGRPSAGPSPTGPVAAVVPDSPAPAAAEPPAGPPQWQPPSGDGPPPGVRIRTRANPSGVAAAPGPRPPAPTRPLAPTTGAPGPATGAPSSGSPAGPEPSMADQLGAGRRAPAAADGPDWSQQTRSTAAPAWASAAPGDAPAPQPSGPRAPQAPPQATAPQGGSGYGDAPSDDDEDLASSGVVGQPVIEQVLGGTVIAINDDIVG, encoded by the coding sequence GTGAGCACCGCGCTGTACCGCCGATACCGTCCCGAGTCCTTCGCCGACGTCATCGGGCAGGAGCACGTCACCGAGCCGCTCATGCAGGCGCTGCGCTCGGGGCGGGTCAACCACGCCTACCTGTTCTCCGGTCCCCGCGGGTGCGGCAAGACCACCAGCGCCCGGATCCTGGCCCGCTGCCTCAACTGCGAGGAGGGGCCCACGCCGGAGCCCTGCGGCACCTGCGACTCGTGCGTCGCCCTGGCACGTGACGGCGCCGGCTCGGTCGACGTCATCGAGATCGACGCGGCCAGCCACGGCGGCGTCGACGACGCCCGTGACCTGCGCGAGCGCGCGGCCTTCGGGCCGGCCCAGTCGCGCTACAAGGTCTACATCATCGACGAGGCGCACATGGTGACGCCCAACGGCTTCAACGCCCTGCTCAAGGTCGTCGAGGAGCCGCCGCCGCACGTGAAGTTCATCTTCGCGACGACGGAGCCGGAGAAGGTCCTCGCGACCATCCGCTCGCGCACCCACCACTACCCCTTCCACCTCGTGCCGCCGCAGCGCCTGACCGGCTATCTCGAGCAGGTCTGCGAGCGGGAGGGCGTGAGCCTGGAGCCGGGCGTGCTGTCCTTCGTCACCCGTGCCGGTGGCGGGTCGGTGCGTGACTCGCTCTCGGTCCTCGACCAGCTCATCTCGGGCGCCGGTGCCGAGGGCCTGACCTACGAGCGCACGGCAGCGCTGCTCGGCTTCACCGACGTCGAGCTGCTCGACGCGGTCGTCGACGCCGTCGCGGCGGGCGACGCGGCCACCGTCTTCGCCCAGGTCGACAAGGTGATGAGCTCGGGCCACGACCCGCGCCGCTTCGTCGAGGACCTGCTGGAGCGCTATCGCGACCTCATCGTGCTCGCGGCCGTGGGTGACTCCGCGGCCGCGGCCGGCCTGCTCCCCGGCCTGCCCGCCGACCAGATCGAGCGGATGCGCCACCAGGCCGCGGTGCAGGGGCCCGAGGCCCTCTCCCGCGCCGCCGACATCATCAGCCGCGGGTTGTCCGAGATGGGCGGCGCGGTCTCCACCCGCCTGCTGCTCGAGCTGCTCGTCGCCCGCCTCCTGCTCCCCGCCGCCTCCGGCGAGGAGGGGTATGGCGCACGCCTGGACCGCATCGAGCGTCGCCTCACGGCCGCGGACGGCTCTGCCGCACCGGCTGCTGCGGGCCCCGCTGCCACGAGCCGTCCGCAGGTCCAGCAGACCCGGCCGGCCGCCCCGCAGCCCGCACCGACGTCGCAGCCCGCGCCCGCAGGGCAGCCCGCGCACGCCCGGCAGCCCGCTCCGGCACAGGGCGGTCAGGCTCCGCAGGGTGGCCCGGGTCCGCAGGGCGGTCAGGCTCCGCAGGGTGCTGCGGCTCCTGCCGGTCGCCCGGCCGCCCCGGAGTCGCCGACGCCCGCCCAGGGGCCCGCCGCTGGCCCCGGTGCCGCCCAGGGTGCTCCGCAGCCCGCGGGCCAGGGCCCCGCCGCCCAGCAGCAGCCCGCCGCCCCCGGTGCCCTCGACACCGCCGCCCTGCGCCGCCAGTGGCCCGACGTGCTGGAGCGGGTCAAGGAGATCAGCCGGCGCACGTGGAGCGGCCTGCAGATGGCGGTGCTGCTCGACTACGACGGCCGCCGGGTGCTGCTCGGTATGCCGGACGAGAACTGGATCCGCCACTTCATCGGCACCCAGCACTCCGAGGCGCTGCGCCAGGCCCTCATCGAGGCCATCGCCCTCGACACCCGCATCGAGGCCGTCGTGGCGGGTCCGGGTGGCCCCGCGGGCGGGCAGGCGCCTCCCTCCGGTCCGGCCGGCCCGACGGGTCCCGGTGGTCCGGCACGCCCCAGCGGCGCCCCTTCCGGCGGTGCGCCCGCCCCCTCCGGCCCGGCTCCCACGGGCCCGAGATCCGGTCCGGCTCCCACGGGCACGAGCTCCGGCCCGGGCCCCGCGGGCCCTGCTCCGGGGGGACGACCGTCCGCCGGTCCGTCACCGACGGGCCCCGTTGCGGCGGTCGTCCCCGACAGCCCGGCCCCGGCAGCCGCCGAGCCTCCCGCGGGCCCGCCGCAGTGGCAGCCGCCGTCGGGTGACGGCCCGCCGCCCGGCGTGCGCATCCGCACCCGGGCCAACCCCTCCGGCGTCGCCGCCGCACCGGGCCCGCGCCCCCCAGCGCCGACACGACCCCTGGCACCGACCACCGGAGCGCCGGGCCCGGCCACCGGCGCTCCGTCCAGCGGGTCGCCCGCCGGCCCCGAGCCCTCGATGGCCGACCAGCTCGGTGCCGGTCGGCGGGCCCCGGCCGCCGCCGACGGGCCGGACTGGTCGCAGCAGACGCGCAGCACCGCGGCGCCCGCGTGGGCCTCGGCCGCGCCGGGCGACGCACCCGCCCCGCAGCCGTCGGGCCCCCGCGCCCCGCAGGCCCCGCCCCAGGCCACCGCACCGCAGGGCGGGTCGGGCTACGGCGACGCCCCGAGCGACGACGACGAGGACCTCGCGTCCTCCGGCGTCGTGGGTCAGCCGGTGATCGAGCAGGTGCTGGGCGGTACCGTCATCGCCATCAACGACGACATCGTCGGCTGA
- a CDS encoding lysophospholipid acyltransferase family protein, translating to MLYELLHPVVTPLATAIWRPEVVGRENVPMSGGVILASNHLSFVDSVVIPLTSPRQVAFLAKAEYFTGTGLKGWISREWFTGVGSIPVNRDDARAAQESLDLALTHIQGGGAFGIYPEGTRSRDGRLYRGRTGVAWLALQSGCPIVPVALTGTDQIQPVGARLPRRAKVRVEFGRPIEVGDRFAGMPQGRARRELTDEVMAAILAMSGQEWAGEYNQRQPDLPA from the coding sequence ATGCTCTACGAGCTGCTGCACCCGGTCGTCACGCCCCTGGCGACGGCGATCTGGCGACCCGAGGTCGTGGGCAGGGAGAACGTGCCCATGAGCGGCGGCGTGATCCTCGCGAGCAACCACCTGTCCTTCGTCGACAGCGTCGTCATCCCCCTCACCTCGCCGCGGCAGGTGGCCTTCCTCGCCAAGGCCGAGTACTTCACCGGCACCGGCCTCAAGGGCTGGATCAGCCGCGAGTGGTTCACCGGTGTGGGCTCGATCCCGGTCAACCGCGACGACGCCCGCGCGGCGCAGGAGTCGCTCGACCTCGCCCTGACCCACATCCAGGGCGGCGGAGCGTTCGGCATCTACCCCGAGGGCACCCGTTCGCGGGACGGGCGCCTCTACCGCGGACGCACCGGCGTCGCGTGGCTCGCGCTGCAGTCCGGCTGCCCGATCGTGCCGGTCGCGCTGACCGGCACCGACCAGATCCAGCCGGTCGGTGCGCGCCTCCCCCGACGGGCCAAGGTGCGCGTCGAGTTCGGTCGTCCCATCGAGGTCGGTGACCGCTTCGCCGGTATGCCGCAGGGCCGGGCCCGCCGCGAGCTCACCGACGAGGTGATGGCCGCGATCCTGGCGATGTCCGGGCAGGAGTGGGCGGGCGAGTACAACCAGCGCCAGCCCGACCTGCCCGCGTGA
- a CDS encoding HAD family hydrolase — MSATDARGGVLFDFDGTLADTIPLIVESYHHTVLGLDLEPAPDETVIRSWIGRVLIDVLEELSPGRGEELVHRYREHNLSHHDALIRTVPGAAGLVTDLLEEGVPVGVVSSKSRRTVIRGMRVTGLPEVEHVVGMEDTGAHKPDPAPLLEGARRMGVDPARSVYVGDALVDVQAARAAGMVAVAVTWGAGTRDVLDAADHVVDDVAALRAVLLGGAGPGAPGR, encoded by the coding sequence GTGAGCGCCACCGACGCCCGCGGGGGCGTGCTCTTCGACTTCGACGGCACCCTCGCCGACACCATCCCGCTCATCGTCGAGTCCTACCACCACACGGTGCTGGGGCTGGACCTGGAGCCGGCCCCCGACGAGACGGTCATCCGCTCCTGGATCGGACGCGTCCTGATCGACGTCCTCGAGGAGCTCTCGCCCGGGCGTGGCGAGGAGCTGGTCCACCGCTACCGCGAGCACAACCTGAGCCACCACGACGCCCTCATCCGCACCGTGCCGGGTGCGGCCGGCCTCGTCACCGACCTGCTGGAGGAGGGCGTCCCGGTGGGGGTCGTCTCCTCCAAGAGCCGACGCACGGTGATCCGCGGGATGCGGGTCACCGGACTGCCCGAGGTGGAACACGTCGTCGGCATGGAGGACACGGGCGCGCACAAGCCCGACCCGGCCCCGCTGCTCGAGGGTGCCCGCCGCATGGGCGTCGACCCCGCGCGCAGCGTCTACGTCGGCGACGCCCTCGTCGACGTCCAGGCGGCCCGCGCCGCTGGCATGGTCGCGGTAGCCGTGACCTGGGGCGCCGGCACCCGCGACGTGCTGGACGCCGCCGACCACGTGGTCGACGACGTCGCCGCCCTGCGGGCCGTCCTCCTCGGCGGTGCCGGGCCGGGGGCGCCTGGTCGGTAG
- the recR gene encoding recombination mediator RecR translates to MYEGVVQDLIDELGRLPGVGPKGAQRIAFHLLTADPEDITRLADALVQIREKVRFCEVCGNVAEAEQCRICLDPRRDASLICVVEQSQDVAAIERTREFRGRYHVLGGAINPIGGVGPEDLRVRELVARLADGSVSEVILATDPNLEGEATATYLARLLTPFEGVRVSRLASGLPVGGDLEYADEVTLGRAFEGRRLLSGGTPSA, encoded by the coding sequence GTGTACGAAGGTGTGGTCCAGGACCTGATCGACGAGCTCGGCCGGCTGCCCGGCGTCGGGCCCAAGGGGGCCCAGCGGATCGCCTTCCACCTGCTGACGGCCGACCCCGAGGACATCACGCGGCTCGCGGACGCCCTCGTCCAGATCCGCGAGAAGGTCCGCTTCTGCGAGGTCTGCGGCAACGTGGCGGAGGCCGAGCAGTGCCGCATCTGCCTCGACCCGCGCCGCGACGCCTCGCTCATCTGCGTCGTGGAGCAGAGCCAGGACGTCGCCGCCATCGAGCGCACCCGCGAGTTCCGCGGTCGGTATCACGTGCTCGGCGGCGCCATCAACCCCATCGGCGGCGTCGGCCCGGAGGACCTGCGCGTCCGCGAGCTCGTGGCGCGCCTCGCCGATGGGTCGGTCAGCGAGGTCATCCTCGCGACCGACCCCAACCTCGAGGGCGAGGCGACCGCGACGTACCTGGCGCGCCTGCTCACCCCCTTCGAGGGGGTCCGCGTCAGCCGGCTGGCCTCCGGGCTCCCCGTCGGCGGCGACCTGGAGTACGCCGACGAGGTGACCCTCGGGCGGGCCTTCGAGGGTCGCCGGCTGCTCTCCGGCGGCACGCCCTCCGCCTAG
- a CDS encoding DUF5063 domain-containing protein gives MDETLDQGWGAVAEQMNAEVSAYFDSLHEVASGEAPGAALPVLLLAVGQLCAAGARVGALVDVLPDERFEPDPGPDCDLEEVRARLHELLGGVDPYCDLVDPVLSTEVTSGSLSADLVAIAADLEHGRAHFEAGRPTEAMWWWQFSYLSSWGERAASALRVLLTLLSHVRLDAEEEQVMEAEMAALHAVD, from the coding sequence ATGGACGAGACGCTGGACCAGGGCTGGGGCGCTGTGGCGGAGCAGATGAACGCCGAGGTGTCCGCCTACTTCGACTCGTTGCACGAGGTGGCCTCGGGGGAGGCCCCGGGCGCCGCCCTGCCGGTCCTGCTGCTGGCCGTCGGCCAGCTGTGCGCGGCCGGTGCGCGCGTCGGCGCGCTCGTCGACGTGCTGCCCGACGAGCGCTTCGAGCCCGACCCCGGTCCCGACTGCGACCTGGAGGAGGTCCGCGCCCGGCTCCACGAGCTGCTCGGGGGCGTCGACCCCTACTGCGACCTCGTCGACCCCGTCCTCTCCACCGAGGTGACGAGCGGCTCGCTGTCCGCCGACCTGGTGGCCATCGCCGCCGACCTCGAGCACGGCCGCGCCCACTTCGAGGCGGGCCGCCCGACCGAGGCCATGTGGTGGTGGCAGTTCAGCTATCTCTCCTCGTGGGGGGAGCGGGCCGCGTCCGCACTGCGCGTGCTGCTGACGCTGCTCTCCCACGTGCGCCTCGACGCCGAGGAGGAGCAGGTCATGGAGGCGGAGATGGCCGCCCTCCACGCGGTCGACTGA
- a CDS encoding sodium:proton antiporter, with the protein MQVQWWGIIPFVVMLLTIAIAPLVPATRELWERQRVQLQVSLLLGLPVAIWFLAAGEGSTVVHSLVEYGQFIMLLLALFVVSGGIYLAGDIRATPAVNTAFLGVGAVLASFIGTTGAAMLLIRPLLNTNAERSHKVHTVVFAIFVIANTGGLLTPLGDPPLFLGMLRGVPFEWTFSLFPMWLFVNILLLVSYYGLDRRLAATETEEALALDSSQVEPLRVRGAVHFLYLAAIVASVAFAPSIDLHAVEEGHAHWWQWIPWRELIMISVALLSLRTGPRTARYEDNRFTWGPIQEVAAIFIGIFLTMMPALRYLAQVAPELPLNRVTFFAFTGGLSAVLDNAPTYVTFFEMARELGGEPAVAGVYEPFLVSISLGAVFCGAITYIGNGPNFMVKAVADRAGVHMPSFGGYVVWAFLHLVPVLVAMSLVFTTGVRWAQVAGWVLAAALVVRALLPRRGRPSEEKTEVTA; encoded by the coding sequence ATGCAGGTGCAGTGGTGGGGCATCATCCCCTTCGTCGTCATGCTGCTCACGATCGCGATCGCCCCGCTGGTGCCGGCGACCCGCGAGCTGTGGGAGCGCCAGCGCGTGCAGCTGCAGGTCTCGCTGCTGCTGGGCCTGCCCGTGGCGATCTGGTTCCTCGCCGCGGGCGAAGGGTCGACGGTCGTGCACTCCCTCGTCGAGTACGGGCAGTTCATCATGCTGCTGCTCGCCCTCTTCGTGGTCTCGGGCGGCATCTACCTGGCCGGCGACATCCGCGCCACGCCCGCGGTCAACACCGCCTTCCTGGGCGTGGGCGCCGTGCTGGCGTCCTTCATCGGCACCACCGGTGCGGCCATGCTGCTCATCCGGCCGCTGCTCAACACCAACGCGGAGCGTTCGCACAAGGTCCACACGGTCGTCTTCGCGATCTTCGTCATCGCCAACACAGGTGGCCTGCTGACCCCCCTGGGCGACCCGCCGCTCTTCCTGGGGATGCTGCGTGGGGTCCCCTTCGAGTGGACCTTCTCGCTCTTCCCGATGTGGCTCTTCGTCAACATCCTGCTGCTGGTGTCCTACTACGGCCTCGACCGGCGCCTCGCGGCCACCGAGACCGAGGAGGCTCTGGCCCTCGACTCCAGCCAGGTCGAGCCGCTGCGCGTGCGCGGCGCCGTGCACTTCCTCTACCTCGCCGCCATCGTCGCCTCGGTGGCCTTCGCGCCGAGCATCGACCTGCACGCCGTCGAGGAGGGTCACGCCCACTGGTGGCAGTGGATCCCCTGGCGCGAGCTGATCATGATCTCCGTGGCGCTGCTCTCGCTGCGCACGGGGCCGCGGACCGCCCGCTACGAGGACAACCGGTTCACCTGGGGCCCGATCCAGGAGGTCGCGGCCATCTTCATCGGCATCTTCCTGACGATGATGCCCGCGCTGCGCTACCTGGCGCAGGTGGCTCCCGAGCTCCCGCTCAACCGGGTCACCTTCTTCGCCTTCACCGGCGGCCTGTCGGCCGTGCTCGACAACGCCCCGACCTACGTCACCTTCTTCGAGATGGCCCGCGAGCTGGGCGGGGAGCCGGCGGTCGCGGGCGTCTACGAGCCGTTCCTGGTCTCGATCAGCCTCGGCGCCGTCTTCTGCGGCGCGATCACCTACATCGGCAACGGCCCCAACTTCATGGTCAAGGCCGTGGCCGACCGTGCCGGGGTCCACATGCCGTCCTTCGGCGGCTACGTGGTGTGGGCCTTCCTCCACCTGGTGCCCGTGCTCGTGGCCATGTCGCTCGTCTTCACGACCGGCGTCCGCTGGGCCCAGGTCGCCGGGTGGGTGCTGGCCGCCGCGCTGGTCGTCCGGGCGCTGCTCCCGCGCCGCGGTCGTCCCAGCGAGGAGAAGACCGAGGTGACGGCATAG
- a CDS encoding superoxide dismutase — protein MSTYTLPDLAYDYGALEPHISGQIMELHHSKHHKAYVDGANQALEKLAAARESGDFATVPMLEKNLAFNLGGHTNHSVFWQNMSPEGGGRPEGEVGAMIDDYFGSFDGFKGQFEAAGTTIQGSGWAVLSWDAISQRPLIFQLWDQQGNVPIGQTPLLMLDMWEHAFYLQYKNVKADYVSAWWNVVNWADVTRRLETARSATAGLINPA, from the coding sequence GTGAGCACCTACACCCTTCCCGATCTCGCCTACGACTACGGCGCGCTGGAGCCGCACATCAGCGGCCAGATCATGGAGCTGCACCACAGCAAGCACCACAAGGCCTACGTCGACGGCGCCAACCAGGCGCTGGAGAAGCTGGCCGCCGCGCGCGAGTCCGGCGACTTCGCGACCGTGCCGATGCTCGAGAAGAACCTCGCCTTCAACCTGGGCGGCCACACCAACCACTCGGTGTTCTGGCAGAACATGTCTCCCGAGGGCGGCGGCCGCCCCGAGGGCGAGGTCGGCGCCATGATCGACGACTACTTCGGCTCCTTCGACGGCTTCAAGGGCCAGTTCGAGGCTGCCGGCACCACCATCCAGGGCTCTGGCTGGGCCGTGCTGTCCTGGGACGCCATCTCGCAGCGCCCGCTGATCTTCCAGCTGTGGGACCAGCAGGGCAACGTGCCGATCGGCCAGACCCCGCTGCTCATGCTGGACATGTGGGAGCACGCCTTCTACCTGCAGTACAAGAACGTCAAGGCCGACTACGTCAGCGCCTGGTGGAACGTCGTCAACTGGGCGGACGTCACCCGTCGCCTGGAGACCGCGCGCTCCGCGACCGCGGGTCTGATCAACCCCGCCTGA
- a CDS encoding glycosyltransferase family 4 protein, whose amino-acid sequence MHVFVVAHTRFPVRQPFAGGLESVSWHLARGLSARGHKVTVFAARGSDVIPGVEHLWPDELPLSDTARTDVSMPEEGWLRRHHAYLRVMLDLARRDDIDLVHSHALHHLPAAMAPTLKVPTLLTLHTPPTPWLESAIRIARAADGGAPLHAAAVSGHTAAAWRHVVDATVVRNGVDTSVWRPGPGGGPLVWSGRIVPEKAPHLAVRIARAAGMPLVLAGPVSDAAYECEVLRPLLDDSITYAGHLSDAELADLVGRSSAALVTPVWDEPFGLVAAEALACGTPVLGLRRGGLAEVVGPDAGRLVDPTGTEDEVVARAVAALPEVLELSRAACRARAEDQLSTDRMVDDYLRLYDRITQGAPAPRRRRSDRRRVASPMAGAALAASAVPEVDLGRSAP is encoded by the coding sequence GTGCATGTCTTCGTCGTCGCGCACACGCGCTTTCCCGTCCGGCAGCCCTTCGCCGGCGGCCTGGAGTCGGTCAGCTGGCACCTCGCCCGCGGGCTGAGCGCCCGGGGGCACAAGGTCACGGTCTTCGCCGCCCGCGGCAGCGACGTCATACCCGGGGTGGAGCACCTGTGGCCGGACGAGCTGCCGCTGTCCGACACCGCCCGCACCGACGTCTCGATGCCGGAGGAGGGCTGGCTGCGCCGCCACCACGCCTACCTGCGCGTCATGCTCGACCTGGCCCGCCGCGACGACATCGACCTGGTCCACAGCCACGCGCTGCACCACCTGCCCGCCGCGATGGCCCCCACGCTGAAGGTCCCGACCCTCCTCACGCTCCACACCCCGCCGACCCCCTGGCTGGAGTCCGCGATCCGCATCGCCCGGGCGGCCGACGGCGGCGCCCCGCTGCACGCGGCGGCGGTCAGCGGCCACACCGCCGCCGCCTGGCGCCACGTCGTCGACGCGACCGTCGTGCGCAACGGGGTGGACACCTCCGTCTGGCGACCCGGCCCGGGTGGTGGCCCCCTGGTCTGGTCCGGGCGCATCGTCCCCGAGAAGGCTCCCCACCTCGCGGTCCGCATCGCCAGGGCCGCGGGTATGCCGCTCGTGCTCGCCGGGCCCGTGTCGGACGCGGCCTACGAGTGCGAGGTGCTCCGCCCCCTCCTGGACGACTCGATCACCTACGCCGGGCACCTGTCCGACGCCGAGCTCGCCGACCTCGTCGGCCGCAGCTCCGCCGCGCTCGTGACGCCGGTCTGGGACGAGCCCTTCGGCCTGGTCGCCGCCGAGGCCCTGGCCTGCGGGACGCCGGTCCTGGGTCTGCGGCGGGGTGGTCTGGCCGAGGTCGTCGGCCCCGACGCCGGCCGCCTGGTCGACCCGACCGGCACCGAGGACGAGGTCGTGGCGCGCGCCGTTGCCGCGCTCCCCGAGGTGCTCGAGCTCTCCCGCGCGGCCTGCCGCGCCCGCGCCGAGGACCAGCTCTCGACGGACCGGATGGTGGACGACTACCTGCGGCTGTACGACAGGATCACCCAGGGTGCGCCGGCACCCCGGCGGCGTCGGTCGGACCGGCGACGCGTGGCGTCCCCGATGGCCGGGGCCGCGCTGGCCGCGTCCGCGGTGCCGGAGGTCGACCTCGGGCGGTCCGCCCCGTGA
- a CDS encoding galactosyltransferase-related protein, with protein sequence MIGYYLHGHGEGHRRRGTSVARALRSEVTGLGPGPAPVGWPGPWVSLSPDDRPPVIDPVAADATAGGTLHWVPRHHPGLLERHRQLVQWLAEERPALLVVDVSVEISLLARLCGVPVVVGAMPGDRLDRAHRTAYDLAEALLAPWPADAHPDAGWPQSWLDKTWHVGGISALADRPVPGRDEDRAPADGDRRVLVLWGSGGADLDPGALRAAREATPGWTWSVRGGGSPRSADLPADLAAADVVVCHAGQNAVADVAFARRAAVVLAQPRPHDEQAATVRALERLSVAVTAEGWPPAHRWADLLQRATELGGEGWSRWGADGARRAAAHLDELAERLAPAPVGATDGPVAVLTLAHGRHDHLRGQIAGLAAGERRPDLHVVVAMGDPDVRAVAEAAWAAADGPRPELSVVEVPVDADGLPLARARNLAARTARDRGGGALIFLDVDCIPGPGTVATYARELASPATRRAPHPAVLCGDVAYLPPVPEGRDGWVTCLDQLPQAGRHRSDRVLLPPGRRLREPDLRQFWSLSFALTADDFAACGGFCEEYVGYGGEDTDFAQVVGARGGILTWVGGATAYHQHHEGGGPPVHHLEAVVRNAGVFADRWGWWPMEGWLEAFEERGLAAPDETGRWRVLA encoded by the coding sequence GTGATCGGCTACTACCTGCACGGGCACGGGGAGGGCCACCGGCGCCGGGGCACCTCCGTGGCCCGCGCGCTGCGCTCGGAGGTCACCGGCCTCGGCCCCGGCCCGGCTCCGGTCGGCTGGCCGGGACCCTGGGTGAGCCTGTCGCCCGACGACCGCCCGCCCGTGATCGACCCCGTCGCCGCGGACGCGACCGCCGGCGGCACGCTGCACTGGGTGCCCCGCCACCACCCCGGCCTGCTCGAGCGCCACCGTCAGCTGGTCCAGTGGCTCGCCGAGGAGCGCCCCGCCCTCCTCGTGGTCGACGTCTCGGTCGAGATCAGCCTGCTGGCCCGGTTGTGCGGCGTGCCCGTCGTCGTGGGGGCCATGCCCGGGGACCGGCTCGACCGCGCCCACCGCACGGCCTACGACCTGGCCGAGGCGCTCCTCGCACCGTGGCCCGCCGACGCGCACCCCGACGCCGGCTGGCCTCAGTCCTGGCTCGACAAGACCTGGCACGTCGGTGGGATCAGCGCGCTCGCCGACCGGCCGGTGCCGGGCCGCGACGAGGACAGGGCCCCCGCCGACGGCGACCGTCGCGTCCTCGTCCTCTGGGGCAGCGGTGGCGCCGACCTGGACCCCGGTGCGCTGCGGGCCGCCCGCGAGGCCACCCCGGGCTGGACCTGGAGCGTCCGGGGCGGCGGGTCCCCGCGCAGCGCCGACCTGCCCGCCGACCTCGCCGCGGCCGACGTGGTCGTGTGCCACGCCGGGCAGAACGCCGTCGCCGACGTCGCGTTCGCCCGCCGGGCCGCCGTCGTCCTCGCCCAGCCCCGCCCGCACGACGAGCAGGCCGCCACGGTCCGGGCGCTGGAGCGCCTGAGCGTCGCGGTGACCGCCGAGGGTTGGCCGCCGGCCCACCGGTGGGCCGACCTGCTGCAGCGGGCGACCGAGCTCGGCGGCGAGGGCTGGTCCCGCTGGGGCGCCGACGGAGCGCGCCGGGCCGCCGCCCACCTCGACGAGCTCGCCGAACGGCTGGCACCCGCCCCCGTCGGGGCGACGGACGGCCCGGTCGCGGTCCTCACCCTGGCCCACGGGCGCCACGACCACCTGCGCGGCCAGATCGCCGGCCTCGCCGCGGGGGAGCGGCGCCCCGACCTGCACGTCGTCGTCGCCATGGGCGATCCCGACGTCCGTGCGGTCGCCGAGGCCGCCTGGGCCGCTGCCGACGGGCCGCGACCCGAGCTGTCGGTGGTCGAGGTGCCGGTCGACGCGGACGGGCTGCCCCTGGCCCGGGCCCGCAACCTCGCCGCCCGGACGGCCCGCGACCGTGGGGGCGGCGCCCTGATCTTCCTCGACGTGGACTGCATACCCGGCCCGGGGACCGTCGCGACCTACGCCCGCGAGCTGGCCTCGCCCGCCACCCGCCGGGCTCCGCACCCGGCCGTGCTCTGCGGCGACGTCGCCTACCTGCCTCCGGTGCCCGAGGGTCGGGACGGCTGGGTCACCTGCCTGGACCAGCTGCCGCAGGCCGGTCGGCACCGCTCCGACCGTGTGCTGCTGCCGCCGGGCCGCCGGCTGCGCGAGCCCGACCTGCGGCAGTTCTGGTCGCTCAGCTTCGCCCTCACCGCCGACGACTTCGCCGCGTGCGGGGGCTTCTGCGAGGAGTACGTCGGCTACGGCGGCGAGGACACCGACTTCGCCCAGGTCGTCGGCGCCCGGGGCGGCATCCTGACCTGGGTCGGCGGCGCCACCGCCTACCACCAGCATCACGAGGGTGGTGGGCCTCCGGTGCACCACCTCGAGGCCGTCGTGCGCAACGCCGGCGTCTTCGCCGACCGCTGGGGCTGGTGGCCGATGGAGGGCTGGCTGGAGGCCTTCGAGGAGCGTGGTCTGGCCGCACCGGACGAGACCGGTCGCTGGCGGGTGCTGGCATGA